The DNA window TAGCCTGATAACCAAGAGAAAATACTACGTAGTATGAGATAATTACACACATTATAAAATAAGGaatacaataaacaataaataacaacaatacaaAACAATAACTATCATTGAATGGTTgcataaaacaaaattttatatttattttcaggcGTAGGACAGCATGGAAgccccaacattttgtttcgaaaatgTACAACCAGTTGACAATGTAAGAATGATACCATCCAGGTTCGATACCCCACTGAGCtagtttttgcaaaagaattaGAAACTTGCGCGCataacttcgtgataagagaactaaaagaaaacatctgGGTAGTTTttaaatcaagtttgaatacccTTGAAAAGCAGTACTGAAGCCTTTGAGAAGAGGACTATGAAATcaccacttcaattcatgatCATTCCTTGAAtgcttaattttcaaaaacgaaagaacaaaagaggcattattaaaaaaatacaaatttgattttttgggaAACGCCACTACATTTAATTcctattgatcagtgaaggggacgAAGCGTGCAGCAGAAGTCTGATGTCCGGCGCTAGCCAGTCGTTCAGACTTCTATTATATACAACCATCATCTCCTAAAAACAGTCAATagcatttttgcagaaattgtatataaacaaaaacaagatgtaCTTCAAGACTTTTTACCTGATACATATACGAACGACTAACGTAACATTCGCAACTGCAGTGAAGAAACTGTAGACCAGAACTGTAGTGAATATCTGTTTGCAACAATGttctagaaatttaaaaaaaaagtaatttcaaTCAACAGTATTGTGATTTCGaggcggatgtggcgcagtcggctagaggtccgttgtagccagcagtcgatggttcgaaaccgtgaCCTGTAGTGAACTAactaccaagcctttcatccctcagagtcgataaattggaaccagacctgtctgggaggacaaaaacactgacttgatcatcggaagtcattgtacaggccaacacgcgttccaaaacctcaacgattacgaattgcagtacaactcgttggcgcatcccaagtggattgagacgcatcccaagtggattgacttTTATTGCGATTTCTTGGATATACCGataccacggatctccctcactagagggatcacagccggttagtcgcgaggctacgtggcgcgtccccgggtggcggatagggggctaatcgcggaccaaaagcgaccttgcgcttgcccagagacgcaggtggattcaggggatagACTCCCTgttttctgctgagccaggactgactcatgacatccttgtatcccgcacgtcggtccggccaaaagcctgcaatcaagtgactgggaggtgcaagggaggcggtttggagtcgcctccaacaaataagctccacatgtccacaccgggagaacggaagttctcccaaaaactcatgggactagaggcttgcaacctgcccatgggtttaaaaatttttatgcaaaacacagtaatagaaaagagtctcctgattccggaggaaagcctggtacggtagcgccaggtaggacggggttgcaggagtcgtGTAGGTTACTGagacggaaaaggactaggatgacgatctgtacttataacgcacgtacgcttgcatcggaagaggtcatcgaagatctgatgatgcaagccaagaagatcaagtacgacgtcatcggactgaccgagacgagacaacgtcaccctctcagcgccgtatatgaaactggagaagatctgttcttaggaacatgcgacagtagaggtgttggtggagttggcatcctcgtcaacacgagtatggcaaagaacatcgacttttttgaacaacttacgacccgaatcggacgtctgcggatgagaagatgtggcccaataccagctttgactatcttcgtcgtttacgctccaacatcaagctacgaagaagaagaagtcgaagctttctatatggacctggagaagttctaccaagaagatcatgccttctacaaggtcatagttggcgatttcaacgctaaggttggcccaagaagaacgccggaggaacttcacatcgggacccacggcctacaatggaatgaccagggagagaggctcgccgagttcatcatgacgactaagaccatccatgggaactcgcaatttcagaagccctcttctttacgctggacgtgggagtcacccggtggagggtaccgtaatgaaatagaccacatcatcgtcaataaaaggttctgcctgacggacgtcggtgttgtaccaaagttctatacgggatcggaccatcgcctcctccgaggaagattttccttcacaaggagagcagagaaagccgccaagttcagagagagaaatcccaggactaccatcaactgggatctcttcgctacgcttgccggcttttgggaagattctgcaatggacaacatcgacgaggaatatgaccggcttgtcgaacaccttcacgactgcgcgaagaaggctgagagttttaaaaccaccaggaggcgcctgtctcttgaaactcttgagctgatacgccagcgtggagcagcacgagccgcagggaaccgagaactcacgtccgagctcgcaaggctttgccgagaggcgataaaggaagaccttaaagagagaagagcagaagtgctggctgaagctgcagaggcggggaaaagcatccgctatgcccgtcgagacttcgccagtcgcaagacgaggatgactgctctccggaacccaaagggaacagaaattgcatcgagaagggggatggagaaaatcatctacgacttctactctgatctcttcgacagccatgtccacttgcctcctcaccatctgagggaagatggacaagtcattccagaggttctcccgtccgaaatacgacatgctatcgtgtcggtaagaaatcatacggcacccggtcccgacagaataagaccagaacacctgaagagccttccgccagtactcatcaacaccctggcgaggctctttacacgttatctgtcggaatgcaaggttcctaaacagtggaagaccagcaagaccgtgttgttgtataaaaagggagatccacatgacatcggcaactatcgcccaatctgcctactgtccgtcatctacaagctctttacaagagtaatccttaataggattgaaaaagtcttggatgaaggacagccatgcgagcaagcagggtttcgaaaaggattcagcacgattgaccacattcacactgtttcgaaactcatcgaggtatcacgagagtacaagatgccgctctgtctcaccttcatcgacttaaagaaggctttcgactcggttgagacggaagcggtcgtggaagccttggacaaccaaggcgtccctactcagtatattaaggtacttcgagagttgtacagtaacttcacgatcgaaatttcgccattctacaagaacatcatcattgacgtgaagaggggggtccgacagggtgatacaatttcacccaaaatattcacagccaccctcgagaacgcaatgcgaaagttggaatgggacgacatgggagtgaaggttgatggtcgacagctacaccatttgcgctttgctgatgacatcgtactggtaacacctagcatcagccaagcggaacgaatgctgaccgaattcgacgaaacatgtggatgtatcggtcttcagctgaatctacaaaagacgatgttcatgcggaacggatgggtctcggatgccccattcacgctcaacggaacgaacatatccgaatgcaccagctacgtttatttgggtcgggaactgaacatgatgaacgacctgacccccgagctgggcaggaggagacgagcggcttggggagcgtacaagagcatcgaggatgtagtgaagaagaccaggaacacccggctccgtgctcacctcttcaacaccaccgtacttcctgctttgacctatgcttcggaaacctgggcatttcgcaagcaggaagaaaacgcggtgagcgtcattgaacgcgcaattgagagagtgatgctaggagtatcccgtttcacgcaagtgagggacgggattcgaagttccctcctacgtcagcgatcgaagattagagaaacgccgcgtttgccaaggaaagtaaaataaggtgggccggacacgtgatgcgctttgatgacaaccgttggacccgagccgtgagcgactgggttccccgcgatattaagcgcactacaggaaggccgccgacccgatggtcagatttcttcacgaagtccttgaaagaaaaatatgatgctcttcgtgtcccacgcgaaaggaggaaccactgggctactctggcacgcgatcgggacaaatggaataattactggcgcccgctcgaccagttcgaagatcaacgggagtcaaggtgatcaaggtgatcaagtaTCACTTTCTAATTGCTTCTCTTTCACTAAATCCAGTATTTTAGAGCAGATTAAGGTAGCTACCATCTACAAGGTAATTTTAATGATCTCTAATGTTTGCTCtaaactttccatttttttttattcccagAACGTCATTTACGCTAGTATTCTCAAAGGTTTATCATGCtatatgacttacttgacttgaaggcatcaccccacgaatctgaggtggtgcagatttcaggtggagtattcgtatacggaatgggagactacggagagggaggtgattccgtccatttcttggtaattgccgtaaaaaacggcccggaagatgcggctccgcacaaggctggcgcgctccaatcgaaccttttgtacaaaatggtgcgccaaaacgaatgaagccgtatcctccggaccgttttttacggtaattagcaagaaatggacggaatcacctccctctccgtagtctcccatcccgtatacgaatactccacctgaaatctgcaccacctcagattcgtggggtgatgcctttaaccggcGGGCAGTCATCGCC is part of the Necator americanus strain Aroian chromosome V, whole genome shotgun sequence genome and encodes:
- a CDS encoding hypothetical protein (NECATOR_CHRV.G19242.T1) → MTICTYNARTLASEEVIEDLMMQAKKIKYDVIGLTETRQRHPLSAVYETGEDLFLGTCDSRGVGGVGILVNTSMAKNIDFFEQLTTRIGRLRMRRCGPIPALTIFVVYAPTSSYEEEEVEAFYMDLEKFYQEDHAFYKVIVGDFNAKVGPRRTPEELHIGTHGLQWNDQGERLAEFIMTTKTIHGNSQFQKPSSLRWTWESPGGGYRNEIDHIIVNKRFCLTDVGVVPKFYTGSDHRLLRGRFSFTRRAEKAAKFRERNPRTTINWDLFATLAGFWEDSAMDNIDEEYDRLVEHLHDCAKKAESFKTTRRRLSLETLELIRQRGAARAAGNRELTSELARLCREAIKEDLKERRAEVLAEAAEAGKSIRYARRDFASRKTRMTALRNPKGTEIASRRGMEKIIYDFYSDLFDSHVHLPPHHLREDGQVIPEVLPSEIRHAIVSVRNHTAPGPDRIRPEHLKSLPPVLINTLARLFTRYLSECKVPKQWKTSKTVLLYKKGDPHDIGNYRPICLLSVIYKLFTRVILNRIEKVLDEGQPCEQAGFRKGFSTIDHIHTVSKLIEVSREYKMPLCLTFIDLKKAFDSVETEAVVEALDNQGVPTQYIKVLRELYSNFTIEISPFYKNIIIDVKRGVRQGDTISPKIFTATLENAMRKLEWDDMGVKVDGRQLHHLRFADDIVLVTPSISQAERMLTEFDETCGCIGLQLNLQKTMFMRNGWVSDAPFTLNGTNISECTSYVYLGRELNMMNDLTPELGRRRRAAWGAYKSIEDVVKKTRNTRLRAHLFNTTVLPALTYASETWAFRKQEENAVSVIERAIERVMLGVSRFTQVRDGIRSSLLRQRSKIRETPRLPRKVK
- a CDS encoding hypothetical protein (NECATOR_CHRV.G19243.T1), yielding MRFDDNRWTRAVSDWVPRDIKRTTGRPPTRWSDFFTKSLKEKYDALRVPRERRNHWATLARDRDKWNNYWRPLDQFEDQRESR